The following is a genomic window from Butyricimonas faecihominis.
ATGGCGGCTTGGCATATACTGTCAATTTTAAGTAGGGTCTGTGAATTCATGCCGCAACTTTCTGGCTGGTAATATCCTAACCGCAGTTTCGGGGTGGATAACCCGGTACCGGCGGGATAATAGTGGTTGATACTTACGGGTAATTTCCCGTTCACGTTGATTCCCCCGAAGATGGCTTGGGCGGCAAACTGTTGTGCGGGAGTGTCATGTGAATAACTCACGATAATGGCATCCATGGGAAGGTAGCTGTACAGGTCTATTCCGTAAGGTGTGGCCGGATGGCAGAACACGATGTGTTTTCCTTTCAGTTGCTTGATAATATTGACAAGTTCCATGGTTGCCCCGAATTGCCGGGATGCCGTGTTACGGGCGGCACTGTTATACAGGATAACACAATTGTATTCCGATAGATTTTTAATCAGTTTCTCCACTTTTTCTTTTGAGGCGCCGGGAGATAGAGAAAAGTGAGTACAAGGAGCGTATTTCTCTAGTGTACTCTCGAAAACGGGGGCTTTCCGGTCACCAAAATTCAATGAGGCAACACGTAGCGTGTCTAAATGTGTCAACGGGAGCAGGAGGGCGTCATTTTTCACGAGCGTGATCGCTTTGGCGTATGTTTCTTGTAATAACGCTTTGGCTGATGGGGAACTCAATCGTTCGGTCAGTCGGGCGGTGTCCACGGGTGTAGCATACGGGAGTACGAATTCTGCTTTTGCTTTAAGGACTTTCCGGCATTTTTCGTTGATCATTTCTTCCGAGAGAACGCCTTTTCGGATGGCTGCTTTGATTTTCCTCACGGAAGCTTCCACGTTTTCCGGGAATAACAAAATATCGTTTCCTGCTGCTAAAGCCTCTACATCAGCCTCTCCGGGAGTTCTTCCTTTGGTGACACCTTTCATGTTCATGGCGTCCGTGAAACAAAGACCATTGAAGTGTAATTTCTCGCGTAGTAGATTCGTGATGATCTGTTTGGATAGAGAAGCCGGGATATTGGCCGTATCGTAGGAAGGTACGTTTAGGTGGGCAATCATGACTCCCGGTATCCCAGCCTCGAAAAGTTGGCGGAAGGGGTACAATTCAACCGTGTCAATACGTGCCGCGGAGTGGCGAATCAAGGGTAGTGCCAAGTGGGAATCGACGTCTGTGTCCCCGTGTCCCGGGAAGTGTTTGGCCACGGCCATCACGTGCTGGGATTGTAGACCTCGCATATATTGTAAGGTCCGGTTGCCAACCTCTTCTTTCTTTTCCCCGAATGACCGGATGCCTATAACCGGGTTTTTAGGGTTAACGTTTATATCGGCCACGGGGGCAAAGTTCACGTGGATACCCATTGTCCGGCATTGCTGTCCGATGGCTGCTCCCAGACGGTAAATCAAATTCGTGTCTTGAATGGCTCCCAACAAGGTTTGGTTGGGAAATTCCATGGCGGGTTTGATCCGCCAACCGACCCCGTTTTCTGCGTCCATACCGATCATGAGGGGAATTTTAGCGCTCTGTTGGTAGGTGTTTGTCATCAAAGCTTGGCTTAGTGGGCTACCTTGAAAGAAGATGATACCTCCGATATGATGCTTTTCAATGGTTGCTCCTAGGTGGTTCTCGTACACGCTGTCTTTGTTGCTATAGGCTGCAACCATGATCAGTTGTCCGATCTTTTCATCCAGGCTCATGGTATTTAGCGTCGAATCGGCCCACGAGGACTGAGCCTGACCGTGGAGAGAGGAAAGGAGCATACAAAATAGTCCGATTACGGGAAGGAGCTTGTGCATGGTATACAAGTTTTAG
Proteins encoded in this region:
- a CDS encoding glycoside hydrolase family 3 N-terminal domain-containing protein, translated to MHKLLPVIGLFCMLLSSLHGQAQSSWADSTLNTMSLDEKIGQLIMVAAYSNKDSVYENHLGATIEKHHIGGIIFFQGSPLSQALMTNTYQQSAKIPLMIGMDAENGVGWRIKPAMEFPNQTLLGAIQDTNLIYRLGAAIGQQCRTMGIHVNFAPVADINVNPKNPVIGIRSFGEKKEEVGNRTLQYMRGLQSQHVMAVAKHFPGHGDTDVDSHLALPLIRHSAARIDTVELYPFRQLFEAGIPGVMIAHLNVPSYDTANIPASLSKQIITNLLREKLHFNGLCFTDAMNMKGVTKGRTPGEADVEALAAGNDILLFPENVEASVRKIKAAIRKGVLSEEMINEKCRKVLKAKAEFVLPYATPVDTARLTERLSSPSAKALLQETYAKAITLVKNDALLLPLTHLDTLRVASLNFGDRKAPVFESTLEKYAPCTHFSLSPGASKEKVEKLIKNLSEYNCVILYNSAARNTASRQFGATMELVNIIKQLKGKHIVFCHPATPYGIDLYSYLPMDAIIVSYSHDTPAQQFAAQAIFGGINVNGKLPVSINHYYPAGTGLSTPKLRLGYYQPESCGMNSQTLLKIDSICQAAIKVKATPGCQVLVAKDGYIIYNKAFGFNTYDRKKKNTTDNIYDIASITKIAATLPAVMMLYDQQYITLDSPIVRYSYSLRETDKQDITVKELLLHSAGLRASFSFFQHAIDWDKMQGRLFTTKYTKTNTRKLRDRLYLNPKFTYRDSTFNFTGGEGYLVVSPHFYIHKHFQDSIHDLILNSKLLPQKKYTYSDLGFVLLKDIVEEQSATPFDVYCRKHFFKRLGAYNTDFNAHFNLDMKKVVPANKDDIFRKSQLHGYVHDPIAALMGGVSGNAGLFSTAEDLAKIMSVYLNRGTYGGERLIDSTTIDLFTQTQLPLDQNRRGLGFDKPETLPNKSGPTCKEAPCTSYGHTGFTGTIAWNDPDNQLIYIFLSNRIYPNEFNDKLIKDNIRTKIQEVIYKAILK